The Nicotiana tabacum cultivar K326 chromosome 14, ASM71507v2, whole genome shotgun sequence genome contains a region encoding:
- the LOC142168972 gene encoding uncharacterized protein LOC142168972, translating into MAVDMNIKKLFFIGYSDLLIHQVQGEWTIKNVKILPYLHCVKELCKKFTKIKFKHVPIIHYEFVDALATLSSMIQHPDMNYIDPIEIEVRDQHEYCFHVDEETNGKPWYYDIKRFLEVREYLENATNGQKRALRSLANHFFLNGEVLYRRTPDLGLLRFVDAIEATILLEEIDGGTVSL; encoded by the coding sequence atggcagtcgacatgaacatcaaGAAACTATTTTTCATAGGATATTCTGATTTACTGATACACCAAGTTCAGGGTGAATGGACCATCAAGAATGTCAAGATCCTTCCATACTTGCATTGCGTGAAAGAGTTGTGTAAGAAGTTCACCAAGATCAAGTTCAAACATGTTCCCATAATCCATTATGAGTTTGTTGATGCTCTTGcaaccttgtcatctatgatccagcatccagatatGAATTACATCGACCCCATCGAGATAGAGGTTCGAGATCAGCATGAGTACTGTTTTCATGTTGATGAAGAGACAAATGGTAAGCCTTGGTACTACGACATCAAAAGGTTCCTCGAAGTAAGAGAATACCTAGAGAATGCCACCAATGGTCAGAAGCGAGCACTAAGAAGTCTAGCAAATCACTTTTTCCTTAACGGGGaagtcctgtataggaggaccccGGACTTGGGTCTGTTAAGGTTTGTAGATGCCATTGAAGCAACAATCTTACTGGAAGAGATAGATGGAGGAACAGTTTCACTTTAG